Proteins from a genomic interval of Zingiber officinale cultivar Zhangliang chromosome 1B, Zo_v1.1, whole genome shotgun sequence:
- the LOC121986122 gene encoding plant UBX domain-containing protein 7-like: protein METLPSAAERQQLVSFFLEVAAGQTADVAARFLEATGWKFDEAVQLFYVSNESGGVQSSFLPRQTNGITSVENMLASGSSVQGALEDEVRAPLPVVRDILNEDPAFFRPQPSLDVPFGISRHSAIWESSESVLSTSNGTHDNLASLYTPPFSLMFQGRFDQAKVEASRRGKWLLLNLQSHEEFSSHMLNRDTWANQAVAETIHSNFIFWQVYHDNIEGKKVCTYYNLFKLPAVLLIDPITGQKMNAWTGMVHPERLLEGLLPFLDNGPKEHHAFLLQKQKQRAAHDSAVINVAGKEDVKDDVEMVQAIATSLEDTRGPRPLVTDEESRPEKSHATNSNEKLTYPPLLEEPQGSKGLCRVAIRLPDGCRLQRKFLLTDSIKLLWSFCSSKLEDGLKRPFHFIQFYLGASRSLEYEKDLTFDAAGLSNSLISLVWD, encoded by the exons ATGGAGACTCTCCCATCGGCGGCGGAGCGACAGCAGCTCGTCTCCTTCTTCCTCGAGGTCGCCGCTGGCCAGACCGCCGATGTCGCCGCACGATTTCTTGAG GCTACAGGTTGGAAGTTTGATGAGGCTGTACAGCTCTTCTATGTCAGCAATGAAAGTGGTGGTGTGCAGTCATCGTTCTTACCTCGACAGACTAATGGAATTACTAG TGTGGAAAATATGCTTGCCAGTGGTAGTTCAGTGCAAGGTGCTCTTGAAGATGAAGTGCGAGCACCTTTGCCTGTCGTAAGAGATATCCTTAATGAAGATCCTGCTTTTTTCAG GCCTCAACCAAGTTTAGATGTTCCCTTCGGCATATCAAGACATTCTGCTATTTGGGAATCAAGCGAGAGCGTTTTGTCAACATCAAATGGCACCCATGACAATCTCGCTTCATTATATACTCCACCTTTTTCCTTGATGTTCCAAGGGCGCTTTGACCAG GCAAAGGTTGAGGCATCCCGTCGTGGCAAGTGGTTGCTACTCAATCTGCAGTCTCATGAAGAATTTAGCTCGCACATG CTCAACCGCGATACATGGGCAAACCAAGCTGTCGCAGAAACTATTCATTCTAATTTCATTTTCTGGCAG GTATACCATGATAATATCGAAGGAAAGAAGGTGTGCACTTACTACAACTTGTTTAAGCTTCCTGCTGTATTACTCATTGATCCCATCACTGGACAAAAGATGAATGCATGGACTGGCATGGTTCATCCAGAGAGGTTGCTGGAG GGGTTACTTCCCTTCCTCGACAATGGCCCAAAGGAGCACCATGCTTTTCTTCTTCAAAAACAAAAGCAAAGAGCTGCACATGATTCTGCTGTTATTAATGTAGCAG GCAAAGAGGACGTGAAAGATGATGTAGAGATGGTGCAGGCCATAGCTACCTCCCTCGAGGACACAAGAGGTCCTAGGCCATTGGTAACGGATGAAGAATCCAGGCCAGAGAAATCTCATGCAACCAATTCAAATGAAAAGCTAACTTACCCACCACTTCTCGAAGAACCACAAGGCAGCAAAGGACTATGCAGAGTCGCGATTCGTCTCCCCGATGGGTGCAGACTCCAAAGAAAGTTTCTCCTCACCGATTCAATCAAG CTGTTATGGTCTTTCTGCTCTTCAAAATTGGAGGATGGACTAAAACGACCCTTCCACTTTATCCAATTCTACCTTGGCGCATCGAGAAGTCTTGAATACGAGAAGGATTTGACTTTTGATGCCGCCGGTTTGTCAAACTCATTGATCAGCTTAGTTTGGGACTGA